The following proteins are encoded in a genomic region of Streptococcus constellatus subsp. constellatus:
- the rpsF gene encoding 30S ribosomal protein S6 → MAKYEILYIIRPNIEEEAKNALVARFDSILTGNGATVVESKDWEKRRLAYEIQDFREGLYHIVNVEAEDAVALNEFDRLSKINADILRHMIVKLDA, encoded by the coding sequence ATGGCTAAATACGAAATTCTTTATATTATTCGTCCAAACATTGAAGAAGAAGCAAAAAACGCTTTGGTAGCACGCTTTGACTCTATCTTGACTGGCAATGGTGCAACTGTTGTTGAATCAAAAGACTGGGAAAAACGTCGTCTTGCATACGAAATCCAAGATTTCCGTGAAGGACTATACCATATCGTGAACGTTGAAGCTGAAGACGCAGTTGCTTTAAATGAATTTGATCGTCTTTCAAAAATCAACGCTGACATTCTTCGTCACATGATCGTCAAACTTGACGCATAA
- a CDS encoding single-stranded DNA-binding protein, whose amino-acid sequence MINNVVLVGRMTRDAELRYTPQNQAVATFTLAVNRNFKNQSGEREADFINVVIWRQQAENLANWAKKGALIGITGRIQTRNYENQQGQRVYVTEVVADNFQLLESRASREGQSSGGYASNNFGNSSSNFGNATSANQVPNFSRDENPFGNTNPMDISDDDLPF is encoded by the coding sequence ATGATAAATAACGTTGTACTTGTGGGTCGGATGACCCGAGATGCCGAGCTTCGCTATACGCCGCAAAATCAAGCGGTCGCAACTTTTACTCTTGCTGTCAATCGCAATTTTAAAAATCAAAGTGGCGAGAGAGAAGCAGATTTCATTAACGTTGTAATTTGGCGCCAGCAGGCAGAAAATCTTGCAAATTGGGCTAAAAAAGGAGCGCTTATCGGAATTACTGGTCGGATTCAGACACGTAACTACGAAAACCAGCAAGGTCAACGTGTCTATGTGACAGAAGTCGTAGCGGATAATTTCCAACTATTGGAAAGCCGTGCTAGTCGTGAAGGTCAATCTTCTGGTGGCTATGCTTCCAACAACTTCGGAAATTCATCTTCCAATTTTGGTAACGCAACTTCTGCCAACCAAGTACCTAACTTTTCTCGTGATGAAAATCCATTTGGGAATACCAATCCAATGGACATCTCAGATGACGATCTACCATTTTAA
- the rpsR gene encoding 30S ribosomal protein S18, producing MAQQRRGGFKRRKKVDYIAANKIEYVDYKDTELLSRFVSERGKILPRRVTGTSAKNQRKVTTAIKRARVMALMPFVNED from the coding sequence ATGGCTCAACAACGTCGTGGCGGATTTAAACGCCGTAAAAAAGTTGATTACATCGCAGCAAACAAGATTGAATATGTTGATTACAAAGATACTGAGCTTCTTAGCCGTTTTGTTTCAGAACGTGGGAAAATTCTTCCTCGTCGTGTAACAGGAACTTCAGCTAAGAACCAACGTAAAGTAACAACAGCGATCAAACGCGCTCGCGTAATGGCTTTGATGCCGTTCGTAAACGAAGATTAA
- a CDS encoding DUF1129 domain-containing protein, with amino-acid sequence MTQVSLDKLSKKNQEFVRIATHQLIKDGKTNEEIKALLEEIIPTILENQAKGITARGLYGAPTVWAANFSEAKQKEAQTIKENTNPYLMIMDAFLFVFSLFAILNSSVNLFSKNPSNYGIVTIVLGSAVGALVFYGMYYFIYRFYYSDQDQSQKPPFFKSLLIISAATILWAIVLYGTTFLLPAVLNPKLPNLFILVFGGATLALRFYLKKKFNIRSALTAPRQL; translated from the coding sequence ATGACACAAGTTTCTTTGGATAAACTCAGCAAAAAAAATCAAGAATTTGTCCGTATCGCAACCCACCAACTCATCAAAGATGGAAAGACAAACGAAGAAATCAAAGCCCTGCTAGAGGAAATCATCCCAACGATTCTTGAAAATCAAGCAAAAGGAATTACCGCTCGCGGACTTTATGGAGCACCTACTGTTTGGGCAGCGAATTTTTCAGAAGCAAAACAAAAAGAAGCTCAAACTATCAAAGAAAATACCAATCCGTATCTCATGATTATGGACGCTTTCTTATTTGTCTTTAGTTTATTTGCTATCTTAAATAGTAGTGTTAACTTATTCTCCAAAAATCCTAGCAATTATGGTATTGTGACGATTGTGCTCGGTAGTGCAGTAGGTGCACTCGTATTTTACGGAATGTATTACTTTATTTACCGCTTTTATTATTCCGACCAAGACCAAAGTCAAAAGCCACCATTTTTCAAATCGCTCCTAATCATTTCAGCTGCTACGATATTATGGGCTATTGTTCTTTATGGAACAACCTTCCTGTTGCCAGCAGTTTTAAATCCAAAGCTGCCAAACTTATTTATTCTAGTGTTTGGCGGAGCAACTTTGGCACTTCGTTTCTATCTCAAAAAGAAATTCAATATCCGCAGTGCTTTAACCGCACCAAGACAACTTTAG
- a CDS encoding magnesium transporter CorA family protein — MKQVFLSTTTEFKEIDTLESGTWINLVNPSQSESTEISNAFDIDITDLRAPLDAEEMSRVTIEDEYTLIIVDVPITEERNNQTYYVTIPLGIIITEDAIITTCLEKLPLLDIFINRRLRNFYTFMRSRFIFQILYRNAELYLTALRSIDRKSEQIESQLHKSTRNEELIELMELEKTIVYFKASLKTNERVIKKLTSATSNIKKYLEDEDLLEDTLIETQQAIEMADIYGNILHSMTDTFASIISNNQNNIMKALALVTIVMSIPTMIFSAYGMNFKNNDLPLNGEPHAFWIIIFIAFAISVSLTVYLIHKKLF; from the coding sequence ATGAAACAAGTCTTTCTATCAACAACAACTGAATTTAAAGAAATTGATACACTTGAGTCGGGGACTTGGATCAATTTAGTCAACCCTTCTCAAAGTGAGTCTACTGAAATTTCCAATGCCTTTGACATTGATATTACGGACTTACGAGCACCCCTTGACGCAGAGGAAATGTCTCGTGTTACCATCGAAGATGAATATACTTTGATTATCGTGGATGTTCCAATTACAGAGGAGCGAAATAATCAGACTTACTATGTCACCATTCCTCTGGGAATTATCATCACTGAAGATGCGATTATTACTACCTGTTTGGAAAAACTTCCATTACTTGATATTTTTATTAATCGACGATTACGTAATTTCTATACGTTTATGCGTTCTCGCTTTATTTTCCAAATTCTTTATCGAAACGCCGAGCTGTATTTGACAGCGCTTCGTTCCATTGATCGTAAAAGCGAGCAAATTGAAAGTCAGCTACACAAATCAACTCGGAATGAAGAACTAATTGAACTCATGGAACTTGAAAAAACGATTGTCTATTTCAAAGCGTCCTTAAAAACCAATGAGCGTGTAATAAAAAAATTAACCAGTGCTACAAGTAATATCAAAAAATATTTGGAAGATGAGGATTTGCTAGAAGATACACTCATCGAAACTCAACAGGCAATTGAGATGGCAGATATTTATGGAAATATCTTGCACAGTATGACAGATACGTTTGCTTCTATCATTTCAAATAATCAAAATAACATCATGAAAGCTCTAGCTTTAGTGACGATTGTCATGTCCATTCCAACTATGATTTTCTCAGCCTATGGAATGAATTTCAAAAACAATGACTTACCACTCAATGGGGAGCCACATGCTTTTTGGATTATTATTTTCATCGCCTTTGCGATCAGTGTTTCACTGACAGTTTACCTCATTCACAAAAAATTATTTTAA
- the uvrA gene encoding excinuclease ABC subunit UvrA, translating to MQDKIIIHGARAHNLKNIDVTIPRDKLVVVTGLSGSGKSSLAFDTLYAEGQRRYVESLSAYARQFLGNMEKPDVDSIDGLSPAISIDQKTTSKNPRSTVGTATEINDYLRLLYARVGTPYCINGHGAIKASSVEQIVNQVLELPERQRLQILAPVIRKKKGQHKTIFDKIQKDGYVRVRVDGDVYDVTEVPELSKTKKHDIEVVVDRIVIKGGVRSRLFDSVEAALRLAEGYVVIDTMDGKELLFSEHYACPVCGFTVSELEPRLFSFNAPFGSCSDCDGLGIKLEVDLDLVVPDSSKTLREGALAPWNPISSSYYPQMLAQAMEAFGIDMDKPFEELNEEEKQLIFFGSDGREFHFHYENEFGGVRDIDIPFEGVVTNINRRYHETNSDFTRSQMRLYMNELTCASCHGYRLNPQALSVKVGGENGLNIGQVSDLSIADHLELLSHLTLTENEVAIATPIIKEIRDRLTFLNNVGLNYLTLSRSAGTLSGGESQRIRLATQIGSNLSGVLYILDEPSIGLHQRDNNRLIASLKKMRDLGNTLIVVEHDEDTMREADWLIDVGPGAGVFGGEIVAAGTPEQVAKSKKSITGQYLSGKREIPLPLERRVGNGRFIEVTGAREHNLQNITVRFPLGKFIAVTGVSGSGKSTLVNSVLKKAIAQKLNRNSDKPGKFKNISGIEHIDRLIDIDQSPIGRTPRSNPATYTGVFDDIRDLFAQTNEAKIRGYKKGRFSFNVKGGRCEACSGDGIIKIEMHFLPDVYVPCEVCHGTRYNSETLEVHYKEKNIAQVLDMTVNDAVEFFKHIPKIERKLQTIKDVGLGYVTLGQPATTLSGGEAQRMKLASELHKRSTGKSFYILDEPTTGLHTEDIAKLLQVLSRFVDDGNTVLVIEHNLDVIKTADHIIDLGPEGGIGGGTIIATGTPEEVAANSVSYTGQYLKGKLK from the coding sequence ATGCAGGATAAAATTATCATTCATGGAGCACGAGCTCATAATTTAAAAAATATTGATGTTACGATTCCGCGGGACAAACTGGTTGTAGTGACTGGTTTGTCTGGTTCGGGCAAGTCTAGTTTAGCTTTTGATACTCTTTACGCAGAGGGACAACGGCGTTATGTGGAAAGTCTGTCGGCTTATGCTCGTCAATTTTTGGGTAACATGGAAAAACCGGATGTGGATTCAATTGACGGTCTTAGCCCTGCTATTTCTATTGACCAAAAAACGACTAGCAAGAATCCTCGTTCAACAGTCGGAACAGCTACAGAAATCAATGATTACCTCCGTTTGCTCTATGCGCGTGTGGGAACTCCATATTGTATCAATGGGCATGGAGCCATTAAAGCTTCTTCTGTAGAACAAATCGTCAATCAAGTTTTGGAATTACCCGAACGTCAGCGATTACAAATTCTAGCGCCAGTTATCCGTAAGAAAAAAGGACAGCACAAGACAATATTTGATAAAATCCAAAAAGATGGGTATGTACGAGTGCGCGTGGACGGGGACGTTTATGATGTAACCGAAGTCCCAGAGCTTTCTAAAACGAAAAAGCATGATATCGAAGTAGTGGTAGACCGGATTGTCATTAAGGGCGGTGTACGCAGTCGTCTCTTTGACTCGGTAGAAGCGGCTCTTCGTCTGGCTGAAGGCTATGTGGTGATTGATACGATGGATGGAAAAGAGTTGCTTTTTTCCGAGCACTATGCCTGTCCAGTCTGTGGCTTTACGGTTTCTGAGCTAGAACCGCGCCTTTTCTCTTTTAATGCCCCATTTGGGTCCTGCTCTGACTGTGACGGCTTAGGTATCAAGTTAGAGGTTGATTTGGATCTTGTAGTGCCTGATAGTAGTAAAACATTACGTGAAGGAGCTCTAGCACCGTGGAATCCAATTTCTTCTAGTTATTATCCGCAAATGTTAGCTCAGGCGATGGAAGCCTTTGGCATCGATATGGATAAGCCTTTTGAGGAATTGAATGAGGAAGAAAAACAGCTGATTTTCTTTGGCTCAGATGGTCGGGAATTCCATTTTCACTATGAAAATGAATTTGGTGGCGTGCGGGATATCGACATCCCTTTTGAAGGAGTAGTAACCAATATCAACCGCCGCTATCATGAAACTAATAGTGATTTTACCCGTAGCCAAATGCGACTTTATATGAATGAGTTGACTTGTGCAAGTTGCCATGGTTATCGACTGAATCCACAAGCCTTGTCTGTTAAAGTAGGCGGTGAAAATGGTCTCAATATTGGTCAAGTGTCTGATTTGTCTATTGCAGATCATTTAGAATTACTTTCTCATCTGACTTTGACTGAAAATGAAGTGGCCATTGCAACACCGATTATCAAAGAAATCCGAGATCGCTTGACTTTTCTGAATAATGTCGGGCTTAATTACTTGACACTATCTCGTTCTGCTGGAACTCTATCAGGTGGTGAGAGTCAGCGGATTCGCTTGGCAACTCAAATTGGCTCCAACCTTAGTGGAGTCCTTTATATCTTAGATGAACCGTCTATTGGCTTGCACCAGCGGGATAACAATCGCTTGATTGCCAGTCTCAAAAAAATGCGTGATTTGGGCAATACTCTCATCGTAGTTGAACATGACGAGGACACCATGCGCGAGGCTGATTGGTTGATTGATGTTGGACCTGGAGCAGGTGTTTTTGGTGGTGAAATTGTTGCGGCAGGCACTCCAGAGCAAGTTGCAAAAAGCAAGAAATCAATTACAGGTCAGTATTTATCGGGTAAACGTGAAATTCCACTGCCATTGGAGCGCCGCGTAGGAAACGGCCGCTTTATTGAAGTCACAGGTGCGCGCGAGCACAATTTGCAAAACATCACGGTCCGCTTCCCGTTGGGAAAATTTATAGCCGTGACAGGGGTTTCCGGTTCTGGGAAATCGACCTTGGTTAATTCCGTTTTGAAAAAAGCAATCGCTCAAAAACTCAATCGTAATTCAGACAAACCGGGTAAATTCAAAAATATTTCAGGAATTGAGCATATTGATCGTTTGATTGATATTGACCAGAGCCCGATTGGCCGAACACCAAGATCTAATCCAGCGACGTATACTGGCGTCTTTGATGATATTCGCGATCTCTTTGCTCAGACTAACGAAGCCAAGATTCGTGGGTATAAAAAAGGGCGTTTCTCTTTCAATGTGAAGGGGGGGCGCTGCGAGGCCTGCTCTGGGGATGGGATTATCAAGATTGAGATGCACTTTTTACCAGATGTTTATGTCCCTTGTGAGGTTTGCCATGGAACACGGTACAATAGTGAAACCTTGGAAGTGCACTACAAGGAGAAAAATATTGCTCAAGTTTTGGATATGACGGTCAATGATGCAGTGGAATTTTTTAAGCATATTCCTAAAATTGAGCGGAAACTTCAGACCATCAAAGACGTAGGACTAGGATATGTAACGTTAGGACAACCTGCCACAACTCTGTCTGGTGGGGAGGCTCAGCGGATGAAACTAGCCAGCGAACTTCACAAGCGCTCAACAGGTAAGTCTTTCTATATTCTGGATGAACCAACTACAGGTCTGCACACGGAGGATATTGCGAAACTTCTCCAAGTGCTATCACGTTTTGTAGATGATGGCAACACGGTTCTCGTCATCGAGCATAATTTGGACGTTATTAAGACGGCCGATCACATTATTGACCTTGGACCAGAAGGTGGTATTGGTGGAGGTACTATTATTGCTACTGGTACACCAGAAGAAGTAGCTGCAAACTCTGTTAGCTATACTGGCCAGTATCTAAAAGGAAAGTTAAAATAA
- a CDS encoding M24 family metallopeptidase produces MLSRVEKFEVALKQTECDAVLVTNLKNIYYLTGFSGTEATVFISKTRRIFLTDSRYTLIAKGVVKGFDIIETRDALGEIAKIIGDDKLEKIGFDDQVSYAYFEMLKRVFAAYKLIAMSSFIENLRMIKDAEEIDTIRKACQISDQAFLDVLDFIKPGETTELAVMNFLDARMRKLGASGASFDFIIASGYRSAMPHGVASEKVIQTGETLTMDFGCYYNHYVSDMTRTIHVGHVTDEEREIYDIVLRANKALIDQAKAGVSRIDFDRIPRQIINDAGYGAYFTHGIGHGIGLDIHEIPYFGKSSESIETGMVLTDEPGIYLDGKYGVRIEDDLVITETGCEVLTLAPKELIVI; encoded by the coding sequence ATGTTATCAAGAGTTGAAAAATTTGAAGTAGCCTTAAAACAGACAGAGTGTGATGCTGTCTTAGTAACCAATTTGAAGAATATTTACTATCTGACGGGTTTTAGCGGAACAGAAGCGACGGTTTTTATTAGCAAAACGCGACGGATTTTTTTGACAGATTCCCGCTACACCTTGATTGCCAAAGGTGTGGTCAAAGGATTTGATATTATTGAAACGCGTGATGCTTTGGGGGAAATCGCTAAAATTATCGGGGACGATAAGTTAGAAAAAATTGGTTTTGATGATCAAGTGTCCTATGCTTACTTCGAGATGCTGAAACGCGTGTTTGCAGCCTATAAACTGATAGCTATGAGCAGTTTCATCGAGAATCTACGCATGATAAAAGATGCGGAAGAAATTGATACGATTCGAAAAGCTTGTCAAATTTCCGATCAAGCCTTTCTAGATGTATTAGACTTTATCAAACCAGGTGAGACAACTGAGTTGGCAGTTATGAACTTTTTAGATGCTCGCATGCGCAAACTTGGTGCTTCAGGTGCGTCTTTTGACTTCATCATCGCCTCAGGATACCGTTCTGCCATGCCTCATGGAGTAGCTAGTGAGAAAGTGATTCAAACTGGTGAAACCTTGACGATGGACTTTGGTTGTTATTACAATCACTATGTTAGCGATATGACACGAACTATTCATGTAGGTCATGTGACGGATGAGGAGCGTGAGATTTATGATATTGTCTTGCGTGCCAACAAGGCTTTGATTGATCAAGCCAAGGCTGGAGTCAGTCGTATTGACTTTGATCGGATTCCACGTCAGATCATCAATGATGCGGGTTACGGAGCTTATTTTACTCATGGGATTGGTCATGGAATCGGGCTTGATATTCATGAAATTCCTTACTTTGGTAAGTCCTCTGAGTCGATTGAAACAGGGATGGTTTTAACAGATGAGCCAGGTATCTATCTGGATGGTAAATATGGCGTCCGTATTGAAGATGATCTTGTCATCACGGAAACGGGTTGTGAAGTATTGACTCTTGCCCCAAAAGAGCTAATTGTGATTTGA
- the efp gene encoding elongation factor P, with translation MIEASKLKAGMTFETTDGKLIRVLEASHHKPGKGNTVMRMKLRDVRTGSTFDTTYRPEEKFEQAIIETRPAQYLYQMDDTAYFMDTESFEQYEIPVANVEQELKFILENSEVKIQFYGSEVIGVTVPTTVELVVTDTQPSIKGATVTGSGKPATLETGLVVNVPDFIEVGQKLIINTQEGTYVSRA, from the coding sequence ATGATTGAAGCAAGTAAGCTGAAAGCTGGTATGACGTTTGAAACAACGGATGGGAAATTGATTCGTGTCCTTGAAGCAAGCCACCATAAACCAGGTAAAGGGAATACTGTTATGCGTATGAAACTACGTGATGTACGTACAGGTTCAACTTTTGATACAACTTACCGTCCAGAAGAAAAATTTGAACAAGCGATTATTGAAACACGTCCAGCACAGTACTTATACCAAATGGATGACACGGCTTATTTCATGGATACAGAGTCATTTGAACAATATGAAATCCCAGTAGCAAATGTAGAGCAAGAATTGAAATTTATCCTTGAAAATTCAGAAGTGAAAATTCAATTCTACGGAAGTGAAGTTATTGGTGTTACGGTTCCAACGACCGTAGAATTAGTTGTAACAGATACACAACCTTCTATCAAAGGAGCAACAGTAACAGGTTCTGGTAAACCAGCTACTCTTGAAACGGGTCTCGTAGTAAACGTACCAGACTTTATCGAAGTCGGACAAAAATTGATTATCAATACGCAAGAAGGAACCTACGTTTCTCGTGCATAA